A genomic region of Bacillota bacterium contains the following coding sequences:
- the hflX gene encoding GTPase HflX, with the protein MLIACSEADDLDRSLGELGELVRAAGAQVVGELVQKEHAPDSALYLGRGKAEELQSVALMARATLVVADDELTPLQRRNLERAVGLPVLDRTQIILDIFAQRARSREGKLQVELAQLTYLLPRLAGWGQTLSRLGGGIGTRGPGETRLEYDRRRIKRRIAELRRQIEGITRHRDQQRRGRSALELPVVALVGYTNSGKSTLLNQLSGSHVSARNRPFETLDPTVRRVYLAEGAQCLMTDTVGFIKKLPTHLVAAFRATLEEVAHASLLVHVVDASAPDAERQMRAVFETLEEIGAAARPAVVALNKIDKAEGAALRALLKRYPGAVPISALYRTNLDRLRQAIVEALPEKEQVVELSIPFSEARVLSLLYQRGRVIEQAYLDSAVRVKAAVPETLAGRLAAYRVDGKPASGTRVGELERAAPARAGWRRAYFATRHKTEDGAYPR; encoded by the coding sequence GTGCTGATAGCGTGTTCAGAAGCCGACGACCTGGATCGCTCGCTCGGGGAGCTGGGTGAGCTGGTGCGCGCCGCAGGCGCCCAGGTGGTCGGAGAGCTGGTTCAGAAAGAGCACGCTCCGGACAGTGCGCTGTACCTGGGGCGCGGCAAGGCCGAAGAACTCCAGTCTGTCGCCCTCATGGCCCGTGCCACCCTCGTGGTGGCCGACGATGAACTCACCCCGCTCCAGCGCCGAAACCTGGAGCGGGCCGTAGGGTTGCCCGTGCTCGATCGCACCCAGATCATCCTGGACATCTTCGCCCAGCGCGCCCGCTCCCGCGAGGGCAAGCTGCAGGTCGAGCTGGCCCAGCTCACCTACCTGCTGCCGCGCCTTGCCGGATGGGGGCAGACCCTGTCACGCCTTGGCGGCGGCATCGGCACTCGCGGCCCCGGGGAGACGCGGCTCGAGTACGACCGCCGGCGTATCAAGCGCCGCATTGCCGAACTGCGCCGCCAGATCGAGGGCATCACCCGCCACCGAGACCAGCAGCGGCGGGGGCGTTCGGCGCTGGAGCTTCCGGTGGTGGCGCTGGTCGGGTACACCAACTCCGGCAAGTCCACGCTGCTCAACCAGCTGTCCGGGTCGCACGTGAGCGCCCGCAACAGGCCGTTCGAAACCCTGGATCCGACGGTCCGGCGGGTTTACCTGGCGGAGGGCGCGCAGTGCCTGATGACGGACACCGTGGGGTTCATCAAGAAGCTGCCCACGCATTTGGTGGCGGCCTTCCGCGCCACGCTGGAAGAGGTGGCGCACGCCAGCCTGCTGGTTCATGTGGTGGACGCAAGCGCCCCCGACGCCGAACGCCAGATGCGGGCCGTGTTCGAGACGCTGGAGGAGATCGGGGCGGCGGCGCGCCCGGCGGTGGTCGCGCTCAACAAGATCGACAAGGCGGAGGGGGCGGCCCTGCGGGCGCTCCTCAAGCGCTACCCGGGCGCCGTCCCCATCTCGGCGCTTTACCGGACCAACCTCGATCGGCTGCGCCAGGCCATCGTGGAGGCGCTGCCGGAAAAGGAGCAGGTGGTCGAGCTGTCGATTCCGTTCTCCGAGGCCCGGGTGCTCTCGCTTCTTTATCAGCGCGGCCGGGTCATCGAGCAGGCGTACCTGGACAGCGCCGTGCGGGTCAAGGCCGCCGTGCCCGAGACGCTGGCAGGGCGGCTGGCCGCGTACCGGGTGGAT